A window of Acidimicrobiales bacterium genomic DNA:
AGCGCCACGCCTCCCGGTCGGTGGTCGCCCACGCCCCGAGCATCCTCGACCACCTGAGCGACGACGCCGCCGCCCACTTCGAGCGGGTGCAGACCGGCCTCCGCGAGCTCGGCATCCCGTTCCGGGTCGAGCCCCGGCTGGTGCGGGGCCTCGACTACTACACCCACACCACCTTCGAGCTGCAGTCGACCGCGCTCGAGGCCGCCCAGAACACGGTGATGGGCGGCGGCCGCTACGCCGGGCTGAGCGAGGCGCTGGGCGGGCCGCCCACGCCGGGGACGGGCTTCGGGTCGGGCATCGAGCGGGTCCTGCTCGCCTGCGACGCCGAGGGCGTGTTCCCGGCGCCGCCGCCCCGGCTCGACGCGTTCGTGGTCGACGTCACCGGCGGCACCCACGCGCGGGCGATCACCGCCGAGCTCCGCCGGGCCGGCCTGGCCACCGACCGGGCCTGGGACCAGCGGTCGATGAAGGCGCAGATGAAGCTGGCCGACCGGTCGGGCGCGGCCGTCGCCGTCATCGTCGGCCAGGACGAGGCGGCCACCGGCACGGTCACCCTGCGGCCGCTGCGGGGCGGCGACCAGGAGGTGGTCGACCGCCAGGACGTCGTGCGGGCCGTCGCCGACCTCAGGGCGCGGCGAGCTCCACGACCGTCGACCCCGTCGACGCGGTAGGGAACGCCGGGCGGCTGCCGACCGTCACCGCCTCGGGCGCCGGGTGGACGACGACCCGGAACGAGGCGCCGCCCCGCGTCGCCACCCCCGTGTTCCAGCTCGACCACCGCAGCTCGACGTCGACGGCGGCCAGCGCGCCCTTCAGGTCGGCCCGCACCCGCTCGGCCGGCCAGTGGGTGACGAACACCAGCCGGTCGACGCCGGGCACGGGCAGCGGCTCGACGTTGGTGAGCGGGGCCAGCTGGCA
This region includes:
- the hisS gene encoding histidine--tRNA ligase — protein: MPQFTAPIGTRDVFGDEAARWEALLARFAGHVERAGYGLLVSPAFEDLAVFQRVGEGTDVVRKEMYDFLDKGGRRIALRPEGTASVVRAFVQHRPPTPFKAWYVAPCFRYERPQAGRLRQHHQLGVEVLGPDDPDVDVEVIAVGHEFLRSLGLTGIDLLVNSMGDRAGRAAYLDVLRRFLDEHRGDLAEEDREKVDAHPLRVLDSKRHASRSVVAHAPSILDHLSDDAAAHFERVQTGLRELGIPFRVEPRLVRGLDYYTHTTFELQSTALEAAQNTVMGGGRYAGLSEALGGPPTPGTGFGSGIERVLLACDAEGVFPAPPPRLDAFVVDVTGGTHARAITAELRRAGLATDRAWDQRSMKAQMKLADRSGAAVAVIVGQDEAATGTVTLRPLRGGDQEVVDRQDVVRAVADLRARRAPRPSTPSTR